Proteins encoded together in one Rhizobium bangladeshense window:
- a CDS encoding N-acetylglucosamine kinase, whose translation MTELAIGIDGGGTSCRAAVADKDGNILGRGKAGPANILSDLENALVNIVESARQALSDAGLDAEVVTSVVSVVGVAGANVMDYGQRIERALPFAEGRVVTDALISLQGALGDADGIVGAFGTGSVYNARRGGSMNGIGGWGFIVGDQASGARLGRDLMERSLLAHDRVRPASPVTEAVMAEYGDDPERIVNFAHTARPTDFARYAPMVFRHAAEGDAVAVDIVRNAATAIGESLDALLWPECPSICLLGGLAEAYEPWLSERYKPLLAKPKNDALQGAVELAVKLLNDQQSGAA comes from the coding sequence ATGACGGAGCTTGCAATCGGCATAGACGGCGGCGGAACGAGCTGCCGGGCAGCAGTCGCGGATAAAGACGGCAACATTCTCGGCCGCGGCAAGGCAGGTCCTGCCAACATCCTGTCCGACTTGGAGAACGCTCTTGTCAACATCGTCGAATCCGCCCGGCAAGCGCTCAGCGACGCCGGTCTCGACGCCGAAGTGGTGACCTCCGTCGTATCGGTCGTCGGCGTCGCGGGCGCCAATGTCATGGACTACGGCCAACGAATCGAAAGAGCCCTGCCCTTTGCCGAAGGCCGTGTCGTCACCGATGCCCTGATCTCCCTGCAGGGCGCGCTCGGCGATGCCGACGGCATCGTTGGCGCCTTCGGCACCGGCTCGGTTTATAATGCGCGTAGGGGCGGCAGTATGAACGGCATCGGCGGCTGGGGCTTCATCGTCGGCGACCAGGCAAGCGGCGCCCGCCTGGGCCGCGACCTCATGGAACGGTCGCTGCTCGCCCATGACAGAGTGCGCCCGGCATCGCCGGTCACAGAAGCGGTCATGGCCGAATACGGGGACGATCCGGAGCGGATCGTCAACTTCGCCCATACGGCACGGCCGACGGATTTCGCCCGTTACGCGCCTATGGTCTTCAGACATGCTGCCGAGGGCGATGCCGTTGCGGTCGACATCGTCAGGAATGCCGCAACGGCGATCGGCGAAAGCCTCGATGCTCTCCTCTGGCCGGAATGCCCGTCCATCTGCCTGCTCGGCGGCCTTGCGGAAGCTTATGAGCCCTGGCTTTCGGAACGCTACAAGCCGCTGCTCGCCAAGCCGAAGAACGATGCGTTGCAGGGCGCGGTGGAACTTGCTGTCAAGCTCCTGAATGATCAGCAGAGCGGTGCGGCATGA
- a CDS encoding Gfo/Idh/MocA family protein, producing the protein MSQEKLIRVLVAGLGNMGRSHALAYHNNSGFEIVGLVNRSTPVLEPELQGYTIYPDFATALAELKPDLCSINTYSDSHADYAVAAFEAGCHVFVEKPLATTVADAERVVAAAKTAGKKLVIGYILRHHPSWVKLIEEARKLGPPYVFRMNLNQQSSGPTWATHRSLMRTTSPIVDCGVHYVDVMCQITDARAVEVRGMGLRLSDEIAADMYNYGHLQVLFEDGSVGWYEAGWGPMISETAFFVKDVMSPKGAVSIVMDPNAKSDDIDTHTKTSVIRLHTAETGPDGKFIRPDQDMRMTGEPGHQALCDLEQAFMLRAIREDLNLDRHMADAVASLRICLAADESVRTGQPVRL; encoded by the coding sequence GTGAGCCAGGAGAAACTGATCCGCGTCCTCGTCGCCGGCCTCGGCAATATGGGCCGCAGCCATGCGCTCGCCTATCATAACAATTCAGGCTTCGAGATCGTCGGGCTCGTCAATCGCTCGACGCCGGTGCTGGAGCCGGAACTGCAGGGCTATACTATTTACCCGGACTTCGCCACGGCGCTTGCGGAGCTGAAGCCGGACCTGTGTTCGATCAACACCTATTCCGACAGCCATGCCGATTACGCGGTCGCCGCCTTCGAGGCCGGCTGCCATGTCTTCGTGGAGAAGCCGCTGGCGACCACTGTCGCCGATGCTGAGCGGGTCGTGGCCGCAGCAAAGACTGCCGGAAAAAAGCTGGTGATCGGTTACATCCTTCGCCATCACCCATCCTGGGTGAAGCTGATCGAGGAGGCGCGCAAGCTTGGCCCACCTTACGTCTTCCGCATGAACCTGAACCAGCAGTCCAGTGGCCCGACCTGGGCGACGCATAGGTCGTTGATGCGCACGACCTCGCCGATCGTCGATTGCGGCGTTCATTATGTCGACGTCATGTGCCAGATCACCGATGCGAGAGCCGTCGAGGTGCGCGGCATGGGACTGCGGCTCTCCGACGAGATCGCCGCCGACATGTATAATTACGGCCACCTGCAGGTGCTGTTCGAGGACGGCTCGGTCGGCTGGTATGAGGCCGGCTGGGGGCCGATGATCTCGGAGACCGCCTTTTTCGTGAAGGATGTGATGTCGCCGAAGGGCGCGGTGTCGATCGTCATGGATCCGAACGCCAAGTCCGACGATATCGACACGCATACCAAGACCTCGGTGATCCGTCTGCACACGGCCGAAACCGGTCCCGACGGCAAATTCATCCGGCCCGACCAGGATATGAGGATGACGGGCGAGCCCGGCCATCAGGCGCTTTGCGACCTGGAACAGGCCTTCATGCTGAGGGCGATCCGCGAGGATCTCAACCTCGACCGCCATATGGCGGATGCGGTGGCGTCGCTGCGCATCTGCCTTGCCGCCGATGAGAGCGTGCGCACCGGCCAGCCGGTCAGATTGTAA
- a CDS encoding carbohydrate ABC transporter permease, translating to MSKARTSPIRTGLVHLALSAYTLVALFPVFLTIVNSFKDRASIFREPLMIPTPSTFSLVGYQTVLGQGDFATYFQNSFIVTIVSILLVLLFGAMAAFALSEYRFRGNMLLGLYMAIGIMIPIRLGTVAILQGMVAAGLVNTLTALILVYTAQGIPLAIFILSEFMRTVSDDLKNAGRIDGLSEYAIFFRLVLPLVRPAMATVAVFTMIPIWNDLWFPLILAPAEATKTVTLGSQIFIGQFVTNWNAVLAALSLAILPILILYVIFSRQLIRGITSGAVK from the coding sequence ATGTCCAAGGCACGCACATCTCCAATCCGCACCGGCCTCGTGCATCTGGCGCTCTCCGCCTATACGCTGGTCGCGCTGTTCCCTGTGTTCCTGACCATCGTCAACTCGTTCAAAGATCGCGCCTCGATCTTCCGCGAGCCGCTGATGATCCCGACGCCGTCGACCTTCAGCCTCGTCGGATATCAGACGGTGCTCGGGCAGGGCGATTTCGCAACCTATTTCCAGAACAGTTTCATCGTCACGATCGTCTCGATCCTGCTCGTGCTGCTGTTCGGCGCCATGGCGGCCTTCGCTCTGTCGGAATACCGCTTCCGCGGCAATATGCTGCTCGGGCTCTATATGGCGATCGGCATCATGATCCCGATCCGTCTCGGCACGGTGGCGATCCTGCAGGGCATGGTGGCGGCCGGCCTCGTCAATACGCTGACGGCGCTGATCCTCGTCTACACCGCGCAGGGCATACCGCTCGCCATCTTCATCTTGTCGGAATTCATGCGCACGGTTTCTGACGATCTGAAGAATGCCGGGCGTATCGACGGGCTTTCCGAATACGCGATTTTCTTTCGCCTGGTGCTGCCGCTGGTGCGTCCGGCCATGGCGACTGTCGCCGTCTTCACGATGATCCCGATCTGGAACGATCTCTGGTTTCCGTTGATCCTGGCGCCGGCCGAAGCTACCAAAACGGTGACGCTCGGTTCGCAGATATTCATCGGCCAGTTCGTCACCAATTGGAATGCGGTGCTCGCGGCCCTGTCCCTCGCGATCCTGCCGATTCTGATCCTCTACGTCATCTTCTCGCGGCAACTGATCCGCGGCATCACCTCGGGAGCGGTCAAGTGA
- a CDS encoding GntR family transcriptional regulator: MTDDLATLLSLQRLQAAGTGPLYVKLRRTLEEAVRTGTLGHGDALPPERDIAEFAAVSRVTVRKAIDELVADGLLVRRHGSGTFVAKPVSKVEQRLSQLTSFTEDMARRGMSSRSEWLHKGIHTPSPDEMMILGLAADVKVSRLSRLRIADDQPLAIENASVSGEFLPDPSIVTTSLYAELERRQVRPVRAVQRISATNMKEADAQLLGVPLGAAGLSIERISYLGSGRAVEFTRSLYRGDAYDFVAELTIGAA, encoded by the coding sequence ATGACCGACGACCTCGCCACCCTCCTGTCCCTGCAGCGCCTGCAGGCGGCCGGCACAGGCCCCCTCTATGTGAAGCTGCGCCGCACACTCGAAGAAGCCGTGCGCACCGGCACGCTCGGCCACGGCGATGCGCTGCCGCCAGAGCGCGACATCGCCGAATTTGCCGCCGTCAGCCGCGTCACCGTCCGCAAGGCGATCGACGAGCTCGTCGCCGACGGTCTGCTGGTGCGTCGCCACGGCTCCGGCACCTTTGTCGCCAAGCCGGTCTCCAAAGTCGAGCAGCGGCTGTCGCAGCTCACCTCCTTCACCGAGGATATGGCGCGCCGAGGCATGTCCTCCCGCTCCGAATGGCTGCACAAGGGCATTCACACCCCCTCACCCGACGAAATGATGATCCTCGGCCTCGCCGCCGACGTAAAGGTTTCGCGCCTCTCGCGCCTGCGTATCGCCGACGACCAGCCACTAGCGATCGAGAACGCCAGCGTCTCCGGCGAATTCCTGCCGGATCCCTCCATCGTCACCACTTCGCTCTACGCCGAACTCGAACGCCGCCAGGTTCGTCCGGTGCGCGCCGTTCAGCGTATCTCCGCAACCAATATGAAAGAAGCCGACGCCCAGCTTCTCGGCGTCCCCTTGGGCGCGGCCGGCCTGTCGATCGAGCGTATCTCCTATCTCGGCTCCGGCCGCGCCGTGGAATTCACCCGCTCGCTCTATCGCGGTGACGCTTATGATTTTGTCGCGGAACTGACGATCGGGGCGGCGTAG
- a CDS encoding carbohydrate ABC transporter permease: protein MSGTDNAADIVPIKRPVRWHIFVFMLPAVIVYSAVMVLPLIETLRLSLYNTVDGQPAFVGLANFKVLFGDPRWAHDFWNALVNNVMFFAIHMCVQNPIGIALAALLSVPKLRGVAFYRTAIFLPTLLSFVIVGFIWKLILSPIWGVAPWMLDLIGLKFLFAPWLGKPGSALIAVSLISNWQYIGIPMMLIYAALLSIPEEVIEAAECDGITGWAQFWKIKLPLILPAIGIISILTFVGNFNAFDLIYTVQGALAGPDMSTDILGTLLYRTFFGFQLQLGDRSMGATIATVMFLIILAGVSLYLFVIQRRMRRYQF from the coding sequence ATGAGCGGAACCGACAACGCGGCCGATATCGTCCCGATCAAACGCCCGGTGCGCTGGCACATCTTCGTCTTCATGCTGCCTGCGGTGATCGTCTATTCCGCCGTCATGGTGCTGCCGCTGATCGAAACGCTCAGGCTTTCGCTCTATAATACGGTAGACGGGCAGCCGGCCTTCGTCGGGCTTGCGAATTTCAAGGTGCTTTTCGGCGATCCGCGCTGGGCGCATGATTTCTGGAACGCCCTCGTCAACAACGTGATGTTCTTCGCCATCCACATGTGCGTGCAGAACCCGATCGGCATTGCGCTCGCCGCGCTGCTTTCCGTGCCGAAATTGCGGGGTGTGGCCTTCTACCGCACGGCGATATTCCTGCCGACGCTGCTTTCCTTCGTCATCGTCGGCTTCATCTGGAAGCTGATCCTTTCGCCGATCTGGGGTGTCGCGCCCTGGATGCTCGATCTCATCGGCTTGAAGTTCCTGTTCGCGCCTTGGCTCGGCAAGCCAGGTTCGGCGCTGATCGCAGTGTCGCTGATCTCCAACTGGCAATACATCGGCATTCCGATGATGCTGATCTATGCAGCGCTCCTCAGCATCCCCGAAGAGGTGATCGAGGCGGCCGAATGCGACGGCATCACCGGCTGGGCGCAGTTCTGGAAGATCAAGCTGCCGCTCATTCTGCCGGCGATCGGCATCATCTCGATCCTGACCTTCGTCGGCAATTTCAACGCCTTCGATCTGATCTACACCGTGCAGGGCGCGCTTGCCGGCCCCGATATGTCGACCGACATTCTCGGCACACTGCTCTACCGCACCTTCTTCGGTTTCCAACTGCAGCTCGGCGACCGCTCGATGGGTGCTACGATCGCTACCGTGATGTTCCTGATCATCCTCGCCGGCGTCTCGCTTTATCTTTTCGTCATCCAGCGGCGCATGCGTCGCTACCAGTTCTGA
- a CDS encoding ABC transporter ATP-binding protein, with the protein MGSLQLKSIRKTYGTHEVLKGIDLEVEDGEFVIFVGPSGCGKSTLLRSIAGLEDVTSGAVVINGRDETLTPPAKRGIAMVFQSYALYPHLTVKDNMGLGLKQAGTPKNEIDKRVGKASGMLSLAPYLARRPAELSGGQRQRVAIGRAIVREPELFLFDEPLSNLDAALRVQTRLEIARLHRSLKATMIYVTHDQVEAMTLADKIVVLNAGTIEQIGSPMELYNRPANVFVAGFIGSPQMNFIAGEKVGDHGAKTIGVRPEHMTLSREQGTWAAKVVHVEHLGADTIIYLESEQCGLLTARLFGEHQYEPDEIVHATPDQAHVHRFDVDDEAIR; encoded by the coding sequence GTGGGATCACTTCAACTCAAATCCATCCGCAAGACCTATGGTACGCATGAGGTGCTGAAAGGCATCGACCTTGAAGTCGAGGACGGCGAGTTCGTCATCTTCGTGGGGCCGTCCGGCTGCGGGAAATCGACACTCTTGCGCAGCATTGCAGGCCTGGAGGATGTCACCTCCGGCGCCGTCGTCATCAATGGCCGCGACGAGACGCTGACGCCGCCGGCCAAGCGTGGTATCGCGATGGTGTTCCAGTCCTATGCGCTCTATCCGCACCTGACGGTCAAGGACAATATGGGGCTAGGCCTCAAGCAGGCGGGAACGCCCAAGAACGAGATCGACAAGCGCGTCGGCAAGGCGTCCGGCATGTTGTCGCTTGCGCCCTATCTCGCTAGGCGGCCGGCCGAGCTTTCCGGCGGTCAGCGTCAGCGCGTCGCCATCGGCCGCGCGATCGTGCGCGAACCGGAACTCTTCCTGTTCGACGAGCCGCTGTCGAACCTCGATGCGGCGCTGCGTGTCCAGACCCGGCTCGAAATCGCCCGGCTGCACCGCAGCCTGAAGGCGACGATGATCTATGTCACCCACGACCAGGTCGAGGCGATGACGCTGGCCGACAAGATCGTGGTGCTGAATGCCGGCACTATCGAGCAGATCGGTTCGCCGATGGAACTCTACAATCGCCCGGCCAATGTCTTCGTCGCCGGCTTCATCGGCTCGCCGCAGATGAATTTCATCGCAGGAGAGAAAGTCGGCGATCACGGTGCCAAGACCATCGGCGTGCGTCCCGAACACATGACGCTGTCGCGCGAGCAGGGAACCTGGGCCGCGAAGGTCGTGCATGTCGAGCATCTCGGCGCCGACACGATCATCTATCTCGAATCCGAGCAGTGCGGTCTGCTGACGGCGCGTTTGTTTGGCGAGCATCAATACGAGCCGGACGAGATCGTCCATGCAACGCCGGACCAAGCGCACGTACATCGCTTCGATGTGGATGACGAGGCGATCCGATGA
- a CDS encoding ABC transporter substrate-binding protein gives MKNTALKSLLLASSLLSSAGLVHAADVTLTIESWRNDDLQIWQEKIIPAFEAKNPGIKIVFSPTAPTEYNASLNAKLDAGSAGDIITCRPFDASLELFNKKQLVDITSLPGMENFSPVAKAAWTTDDGKSTFCVPMASVIHGFIYNKDAFDKLGISVPKTQDEFYAALDKIKADGTYIPLAMGTKDLWEAATMGYQNIGPNYWKGEEGREALISGKQKLTDPEWVKPYEELAKWKPYLGDGFEAQTYSDSQNLFTLGRAAIYPAGSWEIALFNTQAQFKMGAFPPPVPKAGDQGYISDHPDIGVALNAKSTHPEEAKKFLSWVASPEFADIYANALPGFFSLNSNPVKMSDPLAQEFVSWRGPYKSTVRSTYQILSRGTPNLENETWVESANVINGTDTPQVAAEKLQKGLDSWYKPAK, from the coding sequence ATGAAAAACACTGCTCTGAAAAGTCTGCTGCTTGCCTCAAGCCTGCTGAGCTCGGCAGGTCTCGTCCATGCCGCCGACGTCACGCTGACGATCGAAAGCTGGCGTAACGATGACCTGCAGATCTGGCAGGAGAAGATCATTCCGGCTTTCGAAGCCAAGAACCCGGGCATCAAGATCGTCTTCTCGCCGACCGCGCCTACCGAATACAACGCTTCGCTGAACGCCAAGCTCGACGCGGGCTCCGCAGGCGACATCATCACTTGCCGTCCGTTCGACGCCTCGCTCGAACTCTTCAACAAAAAGCAGCTCGTCGACATCACCAGCCTGCCGGGCATGGAGAATTTCTCGCCGGTCGCGAAGGCCGCCTGGACGACCGACGACGGAAAGTCGACCTTCTGCGTGCCGATGGCCTCGGTCATTCACGGTTTCATCTACAACAAGGATGCCTTCGACAAGCTCGGCATCTCCGTGCCGAAGACGCAGGACGAATTCTATGCTGCGCTCGACAAGATCAAGGCTGATGGCACCTATATCCCGCTTGCCATGGGCACGAAGGACCTCTGGGAAGCCGCAACCATGGGCTACCAGAATATCGGGCCGAATTACTGGAAGGGTGAAGAGGGGCGCGAAGCCCTGATTTCAGGCAAGCAGAAGCTGACCGATCCCGAATGGGTCAAGCCCTATGAAGAGCTTGCCAAGTGGAAACCCTATCTCGGCGACGGTTTCGAAGCCCAGACCTATTCGGACAGCCAGAACCTCTTCACGCTCGGCCGCGCCGCGATCTATCCGGCCGGCTCCTGGGAGATCGCGCTCTTCAACACGCAGGCGCAGTTCAAGATGGGCGCCTTCCCGCCGCCGGTTCCGAAAGCCGGCGATCAGGGGTACATTTCCGACCATCCTGACATCGGCGTCGCCTTGAACGCGAAGAGCACGCATCCCGAGGAAGCCAAAAAGTTTCTGAGCTGGGTGGCTTCGCCCGAATTCGCCGATATTTATGCGAACGCGCTGCCGGGCTTCTTCAGCCTGAACTCCAACCCGGTGAAGATGTCCGATCCGCTCGCTCAGGAGTTCGTCTCCTGGCGCGGCCCTTACAAGTCGACCGTGCGTTCGACCTACCAGATCCTGTCGCGCGGCACGCCGAACCTCGAAAACGAGACCTGGGTGGAATCGGCCAACGTGATCAACGGCACGGATACGCCACAGGTCGCTGCCGAGAAGCTGCAGAAGGGCCTCGACAGCTGGTACAAGCCGGCCAAGTGA
- the metH gene encoding methionine synthase, producing the protein MFDNLFGPETGKRDGSEVFAALKKAASERILILDGAMGTQIQGLGYDEDQFRGTRFIGCACHQKGNNDLLILTQPDALEEIHYKYAKAGADILETNTFSSTRIAQADYQMEGEVYALNKEGAEIVRRAAIRAEREDGRRRFVAGAIGPTNRTASISPDVNNPGFRAVTFDDLREAYGEQIDGLIDGGADIILIETIFDTLNAKAAIFACEERFAAKGVRLPVMISGTITDLSGRTLSGQTPSAFWNSVRHANPFTIGLNCALGANAMRPHLQELSGVADTFICAYPNAGLPNEFGQYDETPELMAAQIDSFAREGLVNIVGGCCGSTPEHIRAIAETVAKYKPRPIPEHRPFMSLSGLEPFELTKDIPFVNVGERTNVTGSAKFRKLITNADYTAALDVARDQVENGAQVIDINMDEGLIDSEKAMVEFLNLIAAEPDIARVPVMIDSSKFSIIESGLKRVQGKPIVNSISLKEGEENFLAQARLLRNYGAAVVVMAFDETGQADNYDRKVEICTRAYKLLTEKIGFPPEDIIFDPNIFAVATGIEEHNNYGVDFIEATRTIRERMPLVHISGGVSNLSFSFRGNEPVREAMHAVFLYHAIQAGMDMGIVNAGQLAVYDNIDPELREACEDVVLNRRPDATERLLEVAERFRSAGAREGRVQDLSWREWSVEKRLEHALVNGITEYIEADTEEARQQAARPLHVIEGPLMAGMNVVGDLFGSGKMFLPQVVKSARVMKQAVAVLLPYMEEEKRLNGGDDRQSAGKILMATVKGDVHDIGKNIVGVVLACNNYEIVDLGVMVPATKILETAIAEKVDIIGLSGLITPSLDEMVHVAAEMERQGFEIPLLIGGATTSRVHTAVKIHPGYNKGQAIYVTDASRAVGVVSALLSPETRQSYVDDIRAEYAKVAAAHARSEAEKVRLPLSRARENAHKIDWPAYKPTKPEFFGTRVFEDYDLAELARYIDWTPFFQTWELRGRFPAILEDEKQGEAARALWADAQAMLKKIIDEKWFRPRAVIGFWPAGAVGDDIRLFTDESRSKELATFYTLRQQLSKRDGRANVALSDFVAPVTSGVQDYVGGFVVTAGIEEIAIAERFERSNDDYSSILVKALADRFAEAFAERMHEQVRREYWGYARDEQLSNEDLIGEAYAGIRPAPGYPAQPDHTEKKTLFKLLDAEHTAGVKLTESYAMWPGSSVSGLYIGHPDSYYFGVAKVERDQVDDYAKRKGMEVSEVERWLGPVLNYVPRKADEEIEDAA; encoded by the coding sequence GTGTTTGACAATCTCTTTGGTCCGGAAACGGGCAAGCGTGACGGCAGTGAAGTTTTCGCCGCTTTGAAAAAAGCCGCGAGCGAGCGCATCCTCATTCTCGACGGCGCCATGGGCACGCAGATCCAGGGCCTCGGCTATGACGAAGACCAGTTCCGGGGAACCCGCTTCATCGGGTGCGCCTGCCACCAGAAAGGCAATAACGACCTTCTGATCCTGACCCAGCCGGACGCGCTCGAGGAGATCCATTACAAATACGCCAAGGCCGGCGCCGATATCCTCGAGACCAACACCTTCTCCTCGACCCGCATCGCTCAGGCCGATTACCAGATGGAAGGCGAGGTCTATGCGCTGAACAAGGAAGGTGCGGAGATCGTGCGGCGGGCGGCGATCCGCGCCGAACGCGAGGACGGCCGCCGCCGCTTCGTCGCCGGCGCCATCGGGCCGACCAACCGCACCGCCTCGATCTCGCCCGACGTCAACAATCCCGGTTTCCGCGCCGTCACCTTCGACGATCTCAGGGAAGCCTACGGCGAGCAGATCGACGGGCTGATCGACGGCGGCGCCGACATCATCCTCATCGAGACGATCTTTGACACGCTGAACGCCAAGGCGGCGATCTTTGCCTGCGAGGAGCGCTTCGCTGCCAAGGGTGTGCGCCTGCCGGTGATGATCTCCGGCACGATCACCGACCTTTCCGGCCGCACGCTCTCCGGCCAGACGCCCTCGGCCTTCTGGAATTCGGTGCGCCACGCCAACCCCTTCACGATCGGCCTCAACTGCGCGCTCGGCGCCAATGCGATGCGCCCGCACCTGCAGGAGCTTTCGGGCGTCGCCGATACCTTCATCTGCGCCTATCCGAATGCCGGCCTGCCGAACGAGTTCGGCCAATACGACGAAACACCGGAACTGATGGCCGCGCAGATCGACAGCTTCGCCCGCGAAGGCCTGGTCAACATCGTCGGCGGCTGCTGCGGCTCGACGCCGGAGCATATCCGGGCGATCGCCGAGACCGTGGCGAAATACAAGCCGCGGCCGATCCCCGAGCATCGCCCCTTCATGTCGCTGTCCGGCCTCGAACCCTTCGAACTCACCAAGGACATTCCCTTCGTCAATGTCGGCGAGCGCACCAATGTCACCGGGTCGGCGAAGTTCCGCAAGCTGATCACCAACGCCGACTACACGGCGGCACTCGATGTCGCCCGCGATCAGGTCGAGAATGGCGCGCAGGTGATCGACATCAACATGGACGAGGGTCTGATCGATTCCGAAAAGGCGATGGTCGAATTCCTCAACCTGATCGCCGCCGAGCCCGACATCGCCCGCGTGCCCGTGATGATCGATTCGTCGAAGTTCTCGATCATCGAGTCCGGCCTGAAGCGCGTGCAGGGCAAGCCGATCGTCAACTCGATCTCGCTCAAGGAGGGCGAGGAGAATTTCCTCGCCCAGGCGCGGCTCCTGCGCAATTATGGCGCCGCCGTCGTCGTCATGGCCTTCGACGAGACGGGGCAGGCGGACAATTACGACCGCAAGGTCGAGATCTGCACGCGCGCCTACAAGCTGTTGACCGAAAAGATCGGTTTCCCGCCCGAGGACATCATCTTCGACCCGAACATCTTCGCGGTCGCGACCGGCATCGAAGAGCACAATAATTACGGCGTCGACTTCATCGAGGCGACGCGGACGATCCGTGAGCGCATGCCGCTCGTGCATATCTCCGGCGGCGTCTCCAACCTGTCCTTCTCGTTCCGCGGCAATGAGCCGGTGCGCGAGGCGATGCATGCCGTGTTCCTCTACCACGCTATCCAGGCGGGCATGGACATGGGCATCGTCAATGCCGGCCAGCTCGCCGTCTACGACAATATCGATCCCGAGCTTCGCGAGGCCTGCGAGGACGTGGTGCTGAATCGCCGTCCAGACGCGACCGAGCGGCTGCTCGAAGTGGCCGAGCGTTTCCGCAGCGCCGGCGCCAGGGAGGGCCGCGTTCAGGATCTCTCCTGGCGCGAATGGAGCGTCGAGAAGCGCCTCGAGCACGCGCTGGTCAACGGCATCACCGAATATATCGAAGCCGATACCGAGGAGGCGCGCCAGCAGGCCGCCCGGCCGCTGCACGTGATCGAAGGGCCGCTGATGGCCGGCATGAACGTCGTCGGCGACCTGTTCGGCTCGGGCAAGATGTTCCTGCCGCAGGTGGTGAAATCCGCTCGCGTCATGAAGCAGGCCGTTGCCGTCCTGCTGCCCTATATGGAAGAGGAAAAGCGCCTCAATGGCGGCGATGACCGGCAGTCCGCAGGCAAGATCCTGATGGCGACCGTCAAGGGCGACGTGCACGATATCGGCAAGAACATCGTCGGCGTCGTGCTTGCCTGCAACAATTACGAGATCGTCGACCTCGGCGTCATGGTGCCGGCGACGAAGATCCTTGAAACGGCGATCGCCGAGAAGGTCGACATCATCGGTCTCTCCGGCCTGATCACGCCGTCGCTCGACGAGATGGTGCATGTCGCGGCCGAGATGGAGCGGCAGGGCTTCGAAATCCCGCTCCTGATCGGCGGCGCCACCACCAGCCGCGTGCATACGGCCGTGAAGATCCATCCCGGCTACAACAAGGGGCAGGCCATCTACGTCACCGATGCGAGCCGCGCCGTCGGCGTCGTGTCGGCGCTGCTCTCGCCGGAGACGCGGCAGTCCTATGTCGACGATATAAGAGCCGAATATGCCAAGGTGGCGGCCGCGCATGCCCGCAGCGAGGCGGAGAAGGTGCGCCTGCCGTTGTCGCGCGCACGCGAGAATGCGCACAAGATCGACTGGCCGGCCTACAAGCCGACGAAGCCTGAGTTCTTTGGCACGCGGGTGTTCGAGGATTACGATCTGGCGGAGCTTGCCAGATACATCGACTGGACGCCGTTCTTCCAGACCTGGGAACTGCGGGGCCGTTTCCCCGCCATTCTCGAAGACGAGAAGCAGGGCGAGGCGGCGCGTGCGCTCTGGGCCGATGCCCAGGCGATGCTCAAGAAGATCATCGACGAGAAGTGGTTCCGCCCGCGCGCCGTTATCGGCTTCTGGCCGGCGGGCGCCGTCGGCGACGATATCCGCCTGTTTACGGACGAAAGCCGCAGCAAGGAACTTGCCACTTTCTACACGCTTCGCCAGCAGCTGTCGAAGCGGGACGGGCGGGCGAACGTGGCGCTGTCCGACTTTGTCGCACCTGTCACAAGCGGCGTGCAGGACTATGTCGGCGGCTTCGTGGTGACGGCCGGCATCGAGGAAATCGCCATCGCCGAACGTTTCGAACGGTCGAACGACGACTATTCCTCGATCCTCGTCAAGGCGCTGGCCGACCGCTTCGCCGAAGCGTTCGCCGAACGCATGCATGAGCAGGTGCGACGTGAATATTGGGGCTATGCGAGGGATGAGCAGCTCAGCAACGAAGATCTGATCGGCGAAGCCTATGCCGGCATCCGCCCGGCGCCCGGCTACCCGGCTCAGCCTGACCACACCGAGAAGAAGACGCTGTTCAAGCTGCTCGATGCGGAACACACAGCGGGCGTGAAGCTGACGGAAAGCTATGCGATGTGGCCCGGCTCATCCGTTTCCGGCCTCTATATCGGCCACCCCGACTCCTATTATTTCGGCGTGGCCAAGGTGGAGCGCGATCAGGTGGATGACTATGCCAAGCGCAAGGGCATGGAGGTTTCCGAGGTCGAGCGCTGGCTCGGGCCGGTGCTGAATTACGTGCCGCGAAAGGCGGACGAGGAGATTGAGGACGCCGCCTAG